In a single window of the Natator depressus isolate rNatDep1 chromosome 24, rNatDep2.hap1, whole genome shotgun sequence genome:
- the KCNJ10 gene encoding ATP-sensitive inward rectifier potassium channel 10: MTSATKVYYSQTTQTDSRPLIGSGLRKRRVMTKDGRSNVRMEHIADKRFLYLKDLWTTFIDMQWRYKLLLFSATFAGTWFIFGVIWYLVALLHGDLLEFDPPANHTPCVMQVHTLTGAFLFSLESQTTIGYGFRYISEECPLAIVLLISQLVLTTIMEIFITGTFLAKIARPKKRAETIKFSQNAVVAQHNGKTCLMIRVANMRKSLLIGCQVTGKLLNTYLTKEGECVRLNQVNVDFHVDTASDSPFLILPLTFYHVVDDSSPLRDTALRTGEGDFELVVILSGTVESTSATCQVRTSYLPEEILWGYEFSPVISLSASGKYVADFSLFDQVVKVSPLCCVHETVRFGDPEKLKLEESFREKSEREGSPLSVRISNV, translated from the coding sequence ATGACTTCCGCCACCAAGGTGTACTACAGCCAGACCACCCAGACCGACAGCCGCCCCCTCATCGGCTCTGGCCTGCGCAAGCGGCGCGTGATGACCAAGGATGGCCGGAGCAACGTGCGGATGGAGCACATCGCTGACAAGCGGTTCCTCTATCTCAAGGACCTGTGGACCACCTTCATCGACATGCAATGGCGCTACAAGCTGTTGCTCTTCTCCGCCACATTTGCCGGCACCTGGTTCATCTTCGGGGTGATCTGGTACCTGGTGGCCTTGCTGCATGGGGACCTACTGGAGTTCGACCCCCCGGCCAACCACACCCCGTGCGTCATGCAGGTACACACGCTGACTGGAGCATTCCTCTTCTCCCTGGAGTCCCAGACCACCATTGGCTATGGCTTCCGCTACATCAGCGAGGAATGCCCCTTGGCCATTGTACTGCTCATCAGCCAGCTGGTTCTCACCACCATCATGGAGATCTTCATCACTGGCACTTTCCTGGCCAAGATCGCCCGTCCTAAGAAGAGAGCTGAGACCATCAAGTTCAGCCAGAACGCGGTGGTAGCCCAACACAATGGCAAGACCTGCCTGATGATCCGGGTGGCCAACATGCGCAAGAGCCTGCTGATTGGCTGCCAGGTGACCGGCAAGCTGCTCAACACCTACCTCACCAAGGAAGGGGAGTGTGTCCGGCTTAACCAGGTCAATGTGGACTTCCACGTGGACACGGCTTCTGACAGCCCCTTCCTCATCCTACCCCTCACCTTCTACCATGTGGTGGATGACTCCAGCCCCTTGCGGGACACGGCCCTGCGCACAGGCGAAGGAGACTTCGAGCTGGTGGTGATCCTCAGCGGCACGGTGGAGTCGACCAGCGCCACCTGCCAGGTGCGCACCTCCTACCTGCCTGAGGAGATCCTGTGGGGCTACGAGTTCAGCCCAGTCATCTCCCTCTCAGCCAGCGGCAAGTACGTGGCTGACTTCAGCCTGTTTGACCAGGTGGTCAAGGTGTCGCCTCTGTGCTGCGTCCACGAGACAGTGCGGTTCGGGGACCCCGAGAAGCTGAAGCTGGAGGAGTCCTTCCGGGAGAAATCAGAGCGGGAGGGCAGCCCCCTGAGCGTCCGCATCAGCAACGTCTGA